GTAAGGGTCGACCTTTTCCTTCATGTCGCCGGGCAGGAAGCCGAGGCGCTCCCCCGCTTCCACCGCCGGGCGGGACAGGATGATGCGCTCCACCGCGCCCGAGATCAGCAGGGATATGCCGTGGGCCACGGCCAAATAGGTTTTTCCGGTGCCGGCGGGGCCCAGGCCGAAGACCATCTCGCTCTCCTGCAATGCACGCAGATAGGCTGCCTGGGTGGGAGAGNNNNNNNNNNATGGTGAAATCAGGACTGTTCAGGCGGGCCAGCGCGGCAGAACGTTCTCCCGCGTCGGTCAGGGTGCTGACCATGCGCAAAGCCGCGTCCACCTCGGCCGGGCCAGTGGGCAGGCCGGCCTGCAGGCGGCCCCACAGGGCGTCCAGAATATTGCGGGCCAGATCGGCGCGGGAAGACTCGCCCGATACGGTCAGGCGACTGCCGCGGGCTGCGATGGACACGTCCAGCTGCTGCTCGATGCGCTTCAGGTGGCTGTTGTGCTCGCCGTACAGGGCGGGGGTCAGGCGGTTGTCCTCGAACTGCAGCTCGATGCTACGGGATCCTGAACTCACGATGAAACTCCGGCGGTTGCAGGGGAAAGAACGGTATCCGTGGTCACGACAGTGCCCGCAAGACTGCTGCCGGTGGCCGAGGCGATACTGACCATGGCCATGGTCCCCAGCAGGCGGGCAGGAGCGGTAACGTGCACGGACTGCATCCAGGGACTGCGGCCCAGAAGCTGGCCGTCACGTTTGCCCCGGCGGTCAAAGACCACAGGCATGGTCTGGCCGATGCAGGCCGTGTTGAAGGCTTTCTGCTGGCTCATGATCAGATCCTGCAGGACGGCCAGGCGCTGTGTCTTCACCGCCTCCTCCACCTGGGTCTGGAGGCCTGAGGCGGGTGTCCCCGGGCGCGGGCTGTAGGCAAAGGAATAGGCCTGGGCGTATCCCACATCCCGGACGATCTTCAGTGTGGTCTCGAAGTCCGCGTCGGTCTCCCCCGGAAAGCCCACGATGAAATCCGACGACAGGGCCAGGTCGGGCCGTGTGGCCTTCATTTTGTCCACCACGCGCAGGTAGTCATCGGCTTTGTGCTTGCGGTTCATGGCGGCCAGGATGCGGTCGGATCCGCTCTGGACCGGCAAATGCACAAAGGGCATCAATTGCGGCACGTCGCGGTGGGCGGCGATCAGGTCATCGTCCATGTCCCGCGGGTGGGAGGTGGTATAGCGGATGCGCTCAATACCCGGAATGTCGGCAATCCTGCGGATCAGGCGGCCCAGACCCCAGGTCTGTCCGTCTGGCCCCGTGCCGTGGTACGCATTCACGTTCTGGCCCAGCAGGGTGATCTCGAGCGCTCCGCCGGCCACCAGCCGCTGCGCCTCGGCCACCACCTGGTCCACGGGGCGGGAGAATTCCGCGCCGCGGGTATAGGGCACCACGCAGAAGGTGCAGAACTTGTCACAGCCTTCCTGCACGGCCAGAAAGGCGCAGGGGCCCTGGCTGGCCTGTTCTTCCGGCAGCTGGTCGAATTTGGATTCCACGGGAAAGTCTGTGCTGACGATTTTTTCTCCGGCCGCGCGGGCCAGTTTGCCCACCATCTCGGGCAGGCCCTGGTAGGCCTGGGGGCCGAACACCATGTCCACGAACGGGGCGCGGGCGATGATCTCCTTCCCCTCGGCCTGTGCCGTGCAGCCGGCCACGGCAATGATCATTTTTTCGCCGCGGGCAGCCTTGCGTTCTTTCTGCTCGCGCAGGCGACCCAGATCCGAGTACACCTTTTCCGAGGCCTTTTCCCGGATGTGACAGGTATTCAGGATGACCATGTCGGCGTCATCCGGTTCCTCCACCGGGCGGTATCCCAGCGGGGCCAGCACGTCCGCCATACGGGCGGAGTCATAGACGTTCATCTGGCAGCCCCAGGTCCGGATGAACAATTTGCGGGTCACGGTTTCAGGCGTCTTCTTCATCGTCGTTGTCGGCGCCCAGGTCAT
Above is a genomic segment from Pseudomonadota bacterium containing:
- the miaB gene encoding tRNA (N6-isopentenyl adenosine(37)-C2)-methylthiotransferase MiaB gives rise to the protein MNVYDSARMADVLAPLGYRPVEEPDDADMVILNTCHIREKASEKVYSDLGRLREQKERKAARGEKMIIAVAGCTAQAEGKEIIARAPFVDMVFGPQAYQGLPEMVGKLARAAGEKIVSTDFPVESKFDQLPEEQASQGPCAFLAVQEGCDKFCTFCVVPYTRGAEFSRPVDQVVAEAQRLVAGGALEITLLGQNVNAYHGTGPDGQTWGLGRLIRRIADIPGIERIRYTTSHPRDMDDDLIAAHRDVPQLMPFVHLPVQSGSDRILAAMNRKHKADDYLRVVDKMKATRPDLALSSDFIVGFPGETDADFETTLKIVRDVGYAQAYSFAYSPRPGTPASGLQTQVEEAVKTQRLAVLQDLIMSQQKAFNTACIGQTMPVVFDRRGKRDGQLLGRSPWMQSVHVTAPARLLGTMAMVSIASATGSSLAGTVVTTDTVLSPATAGVSS